ACCAGAAACCGGTTCTTATACTTTCACCCTTGGAAATGTTGATGATTCAGCTGGCCTTCTGTTTGGTGAAAACGCTTTTACATGTTgtgaacaaaataatattactgCTGCTACAACTGATTTCTTTATAAATGCCATTAAAGGATGGAATTCAGGACAGGATGCTACAACTTCAGGTACAATGAACTTAATAGGTGGGTTCTATTACCCACTAAGACTTGTGTTTTCAAATGCTATATCTTATGCAAGTTTAGATTTTTCAGTAACTTTACCTGATGGAAATACAATAactgattttgaaaattatgtTTTCACCtttgatgaagaagaatcTTATTGTCCTGCCTATTCAACCACAACAGTTCCATGGACCGGGACATATACATCGACTTTCACAACAAAAGTTACCACTGCTACAGGATCCAATGGTCAAACTACAACTTCCAACGTTATTTATGTAGAGACACCTGGTATTGAAACCAACTCAACTATAATAACTGGATGGACTGGGACTTATATATCTACATACACAACTAGCGTATATACCACTACTGGTAGCAATGGGGTACCAACTACATCTACAATTATTTATGTGGAAACACCAGATGTTGATGCTTCGACAACAACTACAACAGGATGGACTGGATCGTATATTAGTACTTATTCCACCAGTATATACACAGTAACAGGAACAGATGGAAATCCAACCACATCTACTATTATCTACGTCGAAACACCAGATGTTGATGCCTCAATAACTACTACAACAGGATGGACTGGATCATACACATCTACCTATTCCACAAGTATATTCACCACAACTGGTAATGATGTAAATCCAACTACATCTACAATCATCTACGTCGAAACACCAGATGTTGATGCCTCAATAACTACTACAACAGGATGGACTGGATCATACACATCTACCTATTCCACAAGTATATTCACCACAACCGGTAATGATGGAAATCCAactacatctactattatCTACGTCGAAACACCAGATGTTGATGCTTCAACCACTGTGATTACAGGATGGACTGGATCATACACATCTACCTATTCTACAAGTATATTCACCACAACTGGTAATGATGGAAATCCAACTACATCTACCATTATCTACGTCGAAACACCAGATGTTGATGCTTCAACCACTGTGATTACAGGATGGACTGGATCATACACATCTACCTATTCTACAAGTATATTCACCACAACCGGTAACGATGGTAATCCAactacatctactattatCTACGTCGAAACACCAGATGTTGATgcttcaacaacaactacaACAGGGTGGACTGGATCATACATTACTACCTACTCTACCAGTATTTTCACCGTAACAGGAACAGATGGAAATCCAACCACATCTACTATTATCTACGTTGAGACACCAGATGTTGATGCTTCAACAACGACTACAACAGGATGGACTGGATCATACATTACTACCTACTCTACCAGTATTTTCTCCGTAACAGGAACAGATGGGAATCCAACCACATCTACTATTATCTACGTTGAAACACCAGATATCAATAGATTAAGTACAACCACTATTGGTTGGGGTGGTGGTTTTACTAGTACCTTTTCAACCGAGAGATTTATCGTTACCGGCAGTAATGGTATTCCTATTACTTCTACAATTATATATGTGGAAACACCAACGTTTGGATATTTCAATACTTCATCTAGTTCCACTGGTTCTTTCAGCTCTGCTAAAATACCTGGAAGTACGACCGAAGAAATGGTATCCACAGTTGTAACTTTATCGTCTGGCGATATTTCGAAAAGTATTCCTATTGTTTCAACCTTGTTTTCTAGTACAAGTAGTTCCTTCGATTTTTCTAGCAGTTCTGAAAGTTATGCCTCATCGAGTTCGATAACAACTATTGCAAATCCTACAACTTCATCGCCAATAAGTTCAAGCAGTTCTACTTATAACTCATATAGCATTCCTGCAAGCAGTACATCATCAAGTTACATTACTAGTAGTACAGATGTTACAacttcatcattattaagCTTTAGTTGTTTGGCCTACAACTCATTTAGCAGTGATACTATTGAAAGTTCTACTTATATTCCATATAGCAGTACTGAAACTTATACATCATCGAGTACTATTACAAATAGTATTACAGCTAGTACAAAATCATTACCATTAAGTATGAGTAGTTCCATCTATAGCTCATATAGTAGTGATATTGTTACAAGTTCTTTATCGTTAGGTTTTAGTAGTTATACCGATAGCTCCTATAGCAGTAGTATTGCAAGTTCTATTCATATTGTCTCTAGTAGTACTGAAAGCTACACACCATCTAGTCCCGTTATATCTATTAGTACGGCTAGTACAATATCATTACCATTAAGCATGATTAGTTCAGCCTACAGCTCATTTAGTGGTGATACTATTGAAAGTTCTACTTATATTACCTATAGCAGTACCGAAAGTTATACACCATCAAGTTCCATTGTTACTTCTAGTATAGTTGGTACAAATTCATCACCATTAGTTTTGAGTAGCTCTACCTATTGCTCATCCTGCAATGCAGAAAGTTATGCACCATCAAGTTCAATTATAACTATTAGTACGGATGTTACAAGTTCATTACCATTAATCACGAGTAGTTTGACCTACAGCTCATTTAGCAGTGATACTATTGAAAGTTCTACTTATGTTTCCTATAGTGGTAGTGAAGGTTATACATCAATGAGTTTGGTTACAAGCAGTGTAGATGCAACAAGTTCACCataaagttttaataattccaGCTATATTTCCTATAGCAATACAGAAAGTTATATACCACCAAGTTCCATTGTTACTTCTAGTATGGTTAGTACAAATTCATCACCATTAGTTTTGAGTAGTTCTACCTATTGCTCATCCTGCAATACAGAGAGTTATACACCATCAAGTTCAATTATAACTATTAGTACAGATGTTACA
This Saccharomycodes ludwigii strain NBRC 1722 chromosome II, whole genome shotgun sequence DNA region includes the following protein-coding sequences:
- a CDS encoding uncharacterized protein (similar to Saccharomyces cerevisiae YAL063C | FLO9 | FLOcculation); protein product: MMRLIYERGVLILLLCLLHLHRAIEVKADSDTEDACNPLTDATPGFKVRWYNYALGDTSSFTSLDYMAYGYYQKSTAYYTMDGVETIEFESGFPCQYNKRNSADYFICYCDAEGSSSGGWTCPCAESPYSSSYTCYNSQAVSVSLPLVYDYDTTFTNFTMELTGYFLAPETGSYTFTLGNVDDSAGLLFGENAFTCCEQNNITAATTDFFINAIKGWNSGQDATTSGTMNLIGGFYYPLRLVFSNAISYASLDFSVTLPDGNTITDFENYVFTFDEEESYCPAYSTTTVPWTGTYTSTFTTKVTTATGSNGQTTTSNVIYVETPGIETNSTIITGWTGTYISTYTTSVYTTTGSNGVPTTSTIIYVETPDVDASTTTTTGWTGSYISTYSTSIYTVTGTDGNPTTSTIIYVETPDVDASITTTTGWTGSYTSTYSTSIFTTTGNDVNPTTSTIIYVETPDVDASITTTTGWTGSYTSTYSTSIFTTTGNDGNPTTSTIIYVETPDVDASTTVITGWTGSYTSTYSTSIFTTTGNDGNPTTSTIIYVETPDVDASTTVITGWTGSYTSTYSTSIFTTTGNDGNPTTSTIIYVETPDVDASTTTTTGWTGSYITTYSTSIFTVTGTDGNPTTSTIIYVETPDVDASTTTTTGWTGSYITTYSTSIFSVTGTDGNPTTSTIIYVETPDINRLSTTTIGWGGGFTSTFSTERFIVTGSNGIPITSTIIYVETPTFGYFNTSSSSTGSFSSAKIPGSTTEEMVSTVVTLSSGDISKSIPIVSTLFSSTSSSFDFSSSSESYASSSSITTIANPTTSSPISSSSSTYNSYSIPASSTSSSYITSSTDVTTSSLLSFSCLAYNSFSSDTIESSTYIPYSSTETYTSSSTITNSITASTKSLPLSMSSSIYSSYSSDIVTSSLSLGFSSYTDSSYSSSIASSIHIVSSSTESYTPSSPVISISTASTISLPLSMISSAYSSFSGDTIESSTYITYSSTESYTPSSSIVTSSIVGTNSSPLVLSSSTYCSSCNAESYAPSSSIITISTDVTSSLPLITSSLTYSSFSSDTIESSTYVSYSGSEGYTSMSLVTSSVDATSSP